DNA from Candidatus Margulisiibacteriota bacterium:
TTTTTTCATCAGCGTAATGCGCCAAAATACGCAGCTCGATCTGCGAATAATCCGCGGAGAGCAAAACATGGCCTGTCTTTTCGGGAATAAAAGCCTGCCGAATTTTTTTTCCGGCCGCGGTGCGGATGGGAATATTTTGTAAATTGGGCTCCGAACTGGACAAGCGGCCGGTCGCTGTGACGGTTTGATTAAAACTCGTGTGCAGCTTGCCGTCCTGCTGGTCAACCAGCAGCGGCAGGGCGTCCACATAAGTGGATTTCAATTTGGCCAACTGGCGGTATTCCAGCAGTTGCCGCGCAATAACAAAATCATAGGCCAGCTCCTCCAGCACCACCGCGTCCGTGGAGTAGCCGGTTTTTGTTTTTTTAATAACCGGCATTTTGAGTTTTTCAAAAAAGACCTCGCCAAGCTGTTTCGGCGAATTGAGATTAAATTCCTGTCCGGCGGCCGCAAAAATCTTTTTCGCCAAATCTTTAATCAACGCAGATAGCTCTCTGGACATTTTCGCCAAAAAAGTCGTGTCGATCTTCACGCCCTGCTCTTGCATCCCGGCCAGCACGCCGGCCAGCGGCAGCTCGATCTCCTCATACAATTCAGATAAATCCTGCTCTTTGAGCAACCGCGTGTATTCCGGCAGTTCATCAATATCGTTTTGATTAATGTCCTCCGGCAGTATCGCGCGCTCGGGGTGCAAAAGATATTTCATCAAACGCGCGGCCAGAGCTTTTTGCGGATCCAGCTGCGGCGCGGTTATCTCGCTGAACAAATCGGTCTGCTCCGGTAGAGACGCTGCATGCAACGTTTCTACCGGAGCGGCATCGTATTTTTTCACCAATGACGCCAGCTGCAGCTCCTTCAGCAGCGGCGCGGCTTTGGCCACAGCGACATTGGCGATCTTGCCCGATTCTAAATCAAATTTTCCCGGCACTTTGGTATCGATCGTCGCCAATTGATAACTCAAATCCAAACTTGCCAAATTGGCAGCAATTTTAGTTTTGACCGCTTGTTTTTTTAGGCTCTCTATATTTTTTTTAAGATTTTCGACAGCGCCGTATTCCTGCAAAAGCGCGACGGCGGTTTTTTCGCCGATACCCGGCACGCCCGGAATATTGTCCGAGGGATCGCCCATCAAGGCTTTGAGGTCAATGATCTGCGCCGGCCGCAAGCCGCCGTAACGCTCGCCAATAGCCGCCGTGTCTATTTCCTTCAGCGTGGATGTGCCTTTTTGCGGCATCAGCAAATGGATCTGTTCATTGACCAGCTGCATACAGTCTTTGTCACCGGTCAAGATCCGCACGTCATAGCCAGCGCGCGCCGCTTGTGCGGCCACCGTGCCCAGAATATCGTCAGCCTCAAAGCCAGCCAGCTCAAAGATCGGAATATTGGCCTGCCGGATAATTTTCTTGAGCAGCGGCACCTGCGAACGAAACTCATCCGGCGCGGGCGGG
Protein-coding regions in this window:
- the polA gene encoding DNA polymerase I, with the translated sequence MTRMELYLIDGHALAYRSFFALPVSMMTTSGQTTNAIYGFCKTLFSLLEEKKPDAIAVAFDLPQPTFRHKLYKEYKAQRPPAPDEFRSQVPLLKKIIRQANIPIFELAGFEADDILGTVAAQAARAGYDVRILTGDKDCMQLVNEQIHLLMPQKGTSTLKEIDTAAIGERYGGLRPAQIIDLKALMGDPSDNIPGVPGIGEKTAVALLQEYGAVENLKKNIESLKKQAVKTKIAANLASLDLSYQLATIDTKVPGKFDLESGKIANVAVAKAAPLLKELQLASLVKKYDAAPVETLHAASLPEQTDLFSEITAPQLDPQKALAARLMKYLLHPERAILPEDINQNDIDELPEYTRLLKEQDLSELYEEIELPLAGVLAGMQEQGVKIDTTFLAKMSRELSALIKDLAKKIFAAAGQEFNLNSPKQLGEVFFEKLKMPVIKKTKTGYSTDAVVLEELAYDFVIARQLLEYRQLAKLKSTYVDALPLLVDQQDGKLHTSFNQTVTATGRLSSSEPNLQNIPIRTAAGKKIRQAFIPEKTGHVLLSADYSQIELRILAHYADEKNLQEAFARGLDIHQSTAARVFGVPLDKVTQEQRSRAKAVNFGIAYGMSARRLARNVGIPQNEAQQFIDNYFAMYPGIKKYIDDTIALAHKQGFVTTLLGRRRHFPELRTGNKQVVAMAERAAINMPIQGTSADLIKIAMLRTARALKEKKFKAKMILQVHDELVFDLPESEAAEVEVLVHEIMISVYELKVPLAVNTAIGKNWLEAK